The Sphingopyxis fribergensis DNA segment GGCCGGACTTCATCGTCGCGGTCGAGGCGCGCGGCTTCCTGTTCGGCGCCGCGATGGCAACCGCGATGGGGCTGGGTGTCGTTCCGGTACGCAAGGCGGGAAAGCTGCCCGGCGTCACCATCGGCGTCGACTATGAACTCGAATATGGCGTCGACCGGCTGGAGCTGCACGAAGGGGCGGTTCTGCCGGGGCACCGTGTCGTGCTCGTCGACGATCTGCTCGCGACCGGCGGCACGATCCTCGCAACCGCCGCGCTGATGCAGAGTGTCGGAGCCGAGGTGGCAGCGGCGCTGTTCGTGATCGACCTGCCTGATTTGGGCGGATCAAAACGGCTGGAGGTCGCAGGTCTGGCCTGCGAAACGCTGATCGCCTTCGACGGCGACTAGGCGGCGCTTGGCGTAGCCAGAGCAATGGCCTCAATCTCGACCCGGAAGCCGAAGTGAAGCGGTCCGGTGGGCACTACGCTCCTCGATGGCCGCGTTGCCCCGAAGAATTCGCCATAGACGGCGTCCAGCTCGTCCCAGTCGGATATGT contains these protein-coding regions:
- a CDS encoding adenine phosphoribosyltransferase — its product is MIALPPQPDLDLASLVRTIPDFPKPGIQFRDITTLIGDAVGFAESVRRLSALAAVQRPDFIVAVEARGFLFGAAMATAMGLGVVPVRKAGKLPGVTIGVDYELEYGVDRLELHEGAVLPGHRVVLVDDLLATGGTILATAALMQSVGAEVAAALFVIDLPDLGGSKRLEVAGLACETLIAFDGD